Part of the Roseomonas sp. OT10 genome, TCATGGGCAGCGGCGTCACCGGGGCGCGGATGGAGGGCGACCGGGTGGTGCTGACCACGCCGCGCGGCGAGCACGCGGCGGATCACGTCATCGTCGGCACCGGTACCGCCTTCGACCTGACGCTGCGGCCGGAGCTGACGGGCTTCGCCGACCGGATCCTGCTCTGGCGCGACGTCTATACCCCGCCGCCGGGGCTGGAGTTCCCCAACCTCTCCGCCTGTCCCTACCTGACGAGCAGCTTCGCCTTCCGCGAGAAGGAGCCGGGGACGGCGCCCTTCCTGCGCCACATCCACTTCATGGGCTATGGCGCGGCGCCCTCGATGGGCCTGTCCGGCGCCTCGATCAGCGGCATGAAGTACGGCACGGCGCGGGCGGTGGACGGGCTGTGCCGGGAGCTGTGGCTGGATGACGGCGCGGCGCATCTCGACAGCCTGCTCTCCTATGCCGAGCCGGAGCTGACGCGCGACATCCCGCAGGAGATCCTGGAGGCCGCGGAATGAAGGGCCCCTCCCTCTCCACCCATGTCCTCGACACGGCGGATGGCGTGCCGGCGGAGGGCATGCTGATCGAGCTGTGGCGCATGGAGCCGGGGCCGGAGCGGATCGCCTCGCTCTGGACCAACGCGGACGGCCGCACCGACGCGCCGCTGCTGACGCCCGAGACCTTCGTCGCCGGCCGCTACGAGCTGCGCTTCGGGGTGGGGGCCTATTTCGCCGCGCGCGGCAAGGATGCCGGCTACTTCGACGTGGTGGCCCTCAGCGTCGGGCTGAAGGCCGATGCCGGGCACTACCACGTGCCGCTGCTCTGCACGCCCTGGTCCTACTCGACCTATCGCGGCTCCTGAGGCGGGCGCCCCGGGGGGCATCGCCCCGGGCGGGGCGGTCCGCCTGTCACCCCCCGAATGCGGGGTGCCGGGCCACCGGCGGCCCGGCATGGTCCGGCCGACGGGAGGCCGGGCATGACGACGACGCTGGAGCGGCGCTACGAGGAGCGCGACATCATCGCCATCCTGGAGGCGAGCGAGGACCGTGCCCTCGGCCAGGGCCCCAACGCGCCCGGCGGCCATTCCAAGATCTTCCACGAGCTGATCGAGACCACCATCGGCGGCCCGAAGCACGCGCGTCTGCGCTCCCTGCGCGCCCGGCTGCTGCCGCAGCCGGGGAAGAAGAAGGTCTCCGCCTCCAGCAGCTTCCGCAACTGCCAGGCGCGGGCCGTGGCCTTCGCGCTAAACACGCGCGGCGGCCAGGAGGCGTTGCGCCTGCTGTCCCGCCCGGACTGCCTCGCCGTGGTCGCGCATCTCAACATCACCGCGGGCGGCTTCCCGATGCTGGGCTACCGCGCCAAGGACGGCACGAAGAACGACGAGGGCACGGACTTCCTGCCCGACCCGGGGGATGTCCTGGCCTTCTGGCGCCCGAAGACCGGCATGGCCGGGGGGCTCACCATCAAACTGATGAAGACCCCGGCCGGGGAGCTGCACATCCAGACCGCCGTGCCGACGGAGAGCCCGCCGCCCACCCCCCATGCCCAGGTGTCCTGGGCCGGGGGCGGCGGCATCGGGGTGCAGAACCTGCCGGTGTGACGCGGGCCGCTCACCCGGTCGCACCGGGGGGAAGGCTCCGCCTTGCCCCCCGGACCCCCCATCCGCCAGGAGCAGTGCCCCTGGCCCCCCTTTCACAGACGCGTCGGCACGCCGGGAAGCATCGCTCCCCGGCGACGAGGGCCTCAGCACGCGCGGCCTTTGATTCTTCCTCGGTTCCCCGCCTGCCCGCGCTCTCCCCGGGTGTAGCCCGCAGGCTGACACCGACCACGCGGCGCCAGCCTCCCGGCGGGGTCCGGAGCCCGCTTGTGGCCCCGGCGGAGGGGGGCCCGGGGGCGAGGCAGCGCCTCCCCCCGGTCCGCCGCCGGCCACGGCGCGCGGCATCACGCCGGCAGCGTCACCAGCGCGCGCAGCCCGCCATCCGGCCGGTTGGCCAGGGTCACATCGCCGCCATGGGCGCGGAGGATGTTGCGGGCGATGGGCAGGCCGAGGCCGGTGCCGCCGGTTTCCCGGTTGCGGCTGGTTTCCAGGCGGCGGAAGGGCTGGAAGACCGCCTCCTGGGATTCCTCCGGCACGCCGGGGCCGTCATCCTCGACCATCAGGCGGACCACGCCGCCCTGGGGGGATTGCAGCAGCACCCGGGCGGCACCGCCGTACTTCAGGGCGTTCTGCACCAGGTTGGCGACGGCGCGCTTCAGGGCGATGGGGCGGCCGCGCAGGGTCAGCCGCTCGGGGCCCGCATAGGCGATGGCGTCGGCCTCCTCCGGATGGGCGTCCACCGCCTCGTCCAGCACGGTGCGGCAGAGCGCCGCGAGGTCGAGCGGGACGGAGGGCTCGCTGGCCGCGTCGTCGCGCGCGAAGGCGAGGGTGGCGTTCACCATCGCCTCCATCTCGTCCAGGTCGGCCAGCATACGCTTCCGCTGCTCGTCATCGTCCAGGAACTCGGCGCGCAGCCGCAGCCGGGTGATGGGCGTGCGCAGGTCGTGGCCGATCGCCGCCAGCATCTGCGTGCGGTCGCCGACGAAGCGGCGGATGCGCTCGGCCATGGTGTTGAAGGCGCGCGCGGCGGTGGCGACCTCGGCCGGCCCGTCCTCCGGCATGGGGGGCGCGTTGACGTCGCGGCCCAGCGCGTCCGCCGCCCGGGCGAGGTCGCGCACCGGCCGCGTCAGGCGGCGCGTGGCCCAGAGGATCAGCACGGACGCCGCGACCGTCATCAGCAGGAAGGCGATGAGGAAGGTCTCGGAATGCCAGGGCCGGGTGGGCGGCAGGGACAGGCGCAGGTTCAGCCAGTCCGTCCCGTCCGGCAACTGCAGCGAGACGACCAGCGAGCCGCCGCGGCCGATCCCGGCCAGCATCTCGCGCGGGCGGTAGCGCGGCGGGGCGGCGCGCAGGGCCTCGGGGCGCAGCAGGCGCAGCAGCGGTTCCGGCGGCGGGCCGATCACGTCGCGCGCGTCCGGCTGGTCGGCCAGGGCGGCCTCCAGCCCCTCCGGCAGGTCCATCTCGTCCAGCACGCCGGCACGCCGCTCGCGCGGGGTGATCAGCAGGGTGCGCCACAGGCCGAAGGCGCGCGAGGAGATCTCGCGCGCCTGGGAAATCTGCTGCAGCTCCACCCGGTCCAGGGCGTGGATCGTCAGCCCCGCCGCCTGCACCAGCATCAGCGCGAGGAGCAGGAAGAGGGCCGTGCGGGAGGCAAGGCTGCGCGGCAGCGCGCGCCGGATCACGCCGCCCGCTCGACGCTCGCCGCCAGGACATAGCCGCCGCCGCGCACCGTCTTGATCAGCGACGGGTTGCGCCCGTCATCCTCCAGCTTGCGCCGCAGGCGGGAGACGGCGACGTCGATCGCGCGGTCGAAGGGCCCGGCCTGCCGCCCGCGCAGCAGGTCCATCAGCATGTCGCGCGTCAGCACGCGGTTGGGGCGCTCCACCAGCACCGTCAGCAGCTCGTACTCGCCGCCCGTGAGCGGCACCTCCGCCCCCTCGGGGTTGAGCAGGCGGCGGCGGGCGGGTTCCAGCGTCCAGCCGGCGAAGCGCACCGCCTTGGGCGGCGGGTCCTTGGGCGTCGCGCCCTCGCCGCTCGCCCGCCGCAGCACGGCACGGATGCGGGCCAGCAGCTCGCGCGGGTTGAAGGGCTTGGCGACGTAGTCGTCCGCGCCCAGCTCCAGCCCGACGATGCGGTCCGTCTCCTCGCCCATGGCGGTGAGCATCACGATCGGCACGTCCGACTGGCCGCGCAGCCAGCGGGCGAAGTCCAGCCCGGATTCCCCCGGCAGCATCAGGTCGAGGATGACCAGGTGGTAGCGGCCCAGCGGCCAGGCGCGTCGGGCCTCGCGCGCCTCCCGGGCGGCGGTGACACGGAAGC contains:
- the uraH gene encoding hydroxyisourate hydrolase, producing MKGPSLSTHVLDTADGVPAEGMLIELWRMEPGPERIASLWTNADGRTDAPLLTPETFVAGRYELRFGVGAYFAARGKDAGYFDVVALSVGLKADAGHYHVPLLCTPWSYSTYRGS
- a CDS encoding ATP-binding protein, with translation MIRRALPRSLASRTALFLLLALMLVQAAGLTIHALDRVELQQISQAREISSRAFGLWRTLLITPRERRAGVLDEMDLPEGLEAALADQPDARDVIGPPPEPLLRLLRPEALRAAPPRYRPREMLAGIGRGGSLVVSLQLPDGTDWLNLRLSLPPTRPWHSETFLIAFLLMTVAASVLILWATRRLTRPVRDLARAADALGRDVNAPPMPEDGPAEVATAARAFNTMAERIRRFVGDRTQMLAAIGHDLRTPITRLRLRAEFLDDDEQRKRMLADLDEMEAMVNATLAFARDDAASEPSVPLDLAALCRTVLDEAVDAHPEEADAIAYAGPERLTLRGRPIALKRAVANLVQNALKYGGAARVLLQSPQGGVVRLMVEDDGPGVPEESQEAVFQPFRRLETSRNRETGGTGLGLPIARNILRAHGGDVTLANRPDGGLRALVTLPA
- a CDS encoding response regulator, whose amino-acid sequence is MEPAPHILVVDDDREIRDLLSRFLEKQGFRVTAAREAREARRAWPLGRYHLVILDLMLPGESGLDFARWLRGQSDVPIVMLTAMGEETDRIVGLELGADDYVAKPFNPRELLARIRAVLRRASGEGATPKDPPPKAVRFAGWTLEPARRRLLNPEGAEVPLTGGEYELLTVLVERPNRVLTRDMLMDLLRGRQAGPFDRAIDVAVSRLRRKLEDDGRNPSLIKTVRGGGYVLAASVERAA